GGCGCGCGACTACGGGCTCATCACGAAGTCGAACCTCATCCTCGGCATGGGCGAGACGCGCGAGGAGGTCTCGCAGGCGCTGCAGGACCTGCACGATGCCGGAACCGACATCGTCACGATCACGCAGTACCTCCGCCCCAGCTCGCGCCACCACCCGATCGACCGCTGGGTCAAGCCCGAGGAGTTCGTCGAGCTCAAGGCCGAGGCCGAGGCGATCGGCTTCCTCGGCGTGCTCGCCGGCCCGCTCGTGCGCTCGAGCTACCGGGCGGGGCGCCTGTGGGCGCAGTCGATGGTGGCCAAAGGCCGGCCGATCCCCGAGTCGATGCGCGCTCTCGCCGAGACGACGGAAGGGTTCGCGCAGGCCGTCGGCTGAGCATCCGGAACCGCGACGAGGTGACAGCGGTTCGCCCGTAACATCCCGGAAACACACGGGACACTGCAGGGAAATGCCCTGCGCCTAGTCTCGGAGCCAGGCTGCGACTGCAGTCGTCCGGTACCAAGCTCAGGAGATCTGTCGCATGTTCAGTGATTCTTCCGAGGTGCTGAAGTTCATCAAGGACACGGACGTCAAGTTCCTCGACATCCGATTCACCGACCTCCCCGGTGTCCAGCAGCACTTCAACATCCCCGCCTCGACCGTCGATGAGGACTTCTTCACGGTCGGCCAGCTGTTCGACGGCTCCTCGATCCGGGGATTCCAGTCGATCCACGAGTCCGACCTGCAGCTCATCCCTGACGTGTCGACGGCCTACGTCGACCCCTTCCGCACCGAGCGCACGCTCATCATGGTCTTCGACATCTACAACCCGCGCAACGGCGAGATCTACGCCCGCGACCCGCGCCAGGTGGCCAAGAAGGCCGAGAAGTACCTCGCCTCGACCGGCATTGCCGACACCGCGTTCTTCGCCCCCGAGGCGGAGTTCTACATCTTCGACGACGTGCGCTACGAGGTGAAGCAGAACACCTCGTACTACTCGGTCGACTCGAGCGAGGCGGCCTGGAACACCGGCCGCGTCGAAGAGGGCGGCAACCTCGCCAACAAGACCCCGTTCAAGGGCGGCTACTTCCCCGTGAGCCCGGTCGACCAGCACGCCGACCTGCGCGACGACATCGTCGTGAAGCTCATGGAGGTCGGCCTCGAGGTCGAGCGCAGCCACCACGAGGTGGGCACCGCCGGCCAGGGCGAGATCAACTACAAGTTCGACACGATGGTCTCGGCCGCCGACGACATCCTGAAGTTCAAGTACATCGTCAAGAACACGGCGCTCGAGTGGGGCAAGGTCGCGACCTTCATGCCCAAGCCCCTCTTCGGCGACAACGGCTCGGGTATGCACACCCACCAGTCGCTGTGGAACGAGGGCAAGCCCCTGTTCTACGACGAGGCGGGCTACGGCGGGCTCAGCGACATCGCGCGCTGGTACATCGGCGGCATCCTCAAGCACGCCCCGGCGATCCTCGCGTTCACGAACCCCTCGCTGAACTCGTACCACCGCCTGGTCAAGGGCTTCGAGGCTCCGGTCAACCTGGTGTACTCGGCCGGAAACCGCTCGGCAGCCATCCGCATCCCGATCACGGGCACGAACCCCAAGGCCAAGCGCATCGAGTTCCGCGCGCCGGACGCCTCGGGCAACCCGTACCTCGCGTTCGCGGTGCAGCTCATGGCCGGCATCGACGGCATCGTCAACAAGATCGAGCCGCACGAGCCCGTCGACAAGGACCTCTACGAGCTGCCGCCCGAGGAGGCCA
The sequence above is a segment of the Microcella humidisoli genome. Coding sequences within it:
- the glnA gene encoding type I glutamate--ammonia ligase translates to MFSDSSEVLKFIKDTDVKFLDIRFTDLPGVQQHFNIPASTVDEDFFTVGQLFDGSSIRGFQSIHESDLQLIPDVSTAYVDPFRTERTLIMVFDIYNPRNGEIYARDPRQVAKKAEKYLASTGIADTAFFAPEAEFYIFDDVRYEVKQNTSYYSVDSSEAAWNTGRVEEGGNLANKTPFKGGYFPVSPVDQHADLRDDIVVKLMEVGLEVERSHHEVGTAGQGEINYKFDTMVSAADDILKFKYIVKNTALEWGKVATFMPKPLFGDNGSGMHTHQSLWNEGKPLFYDEAGYGGLSDIARWYIGGILKHAPAILAFTNPSLNSYHRLVKGFEAPVNLVYSAGNRSAAIRIPITGTNPKAKRIEFRAPDASGNPYLAFAVQLMAGIDGIVNKIEPHEPVDKDLYELPPEEAKGIPQVPGSLEEALVALENDHEFLLAGGVFTKDLIETWIEYKRTMEILPAAQRPHPFEYELYFSV